The following coding sequences are from one Musa acuminata AAA Group cultivar baxijiao chromosome BXJ1-6, Cavendish_Baxijiao_AAA, whole genome shotgun sequence window:
- the LOC103971050 gene encoding protein RETICULATA-RELATED 3, chloroplastic yields MAAPLRYALLHNPATDLSGKHHGYSLRVIPSSYRATAAEKSTTLCSLLRLKRTNPNLPRSLSSSDLPSPGGGAGDDIHFGGGGGGGGWGSDGTPGDHHHGEEPSGGSGPLGVFLEGWRARVSADPQFPFKVLMEELVGVSACVLGDMASRPNFGLSELDFVFSTLVVGSILNFVLMYLLAPTSASASASSALPGIFASCPTGHMFEPGSYSLFSRLGTLVYKGVTFATVGFAAGLVGTAISNGLIALRKRMDPEFEVPNKPPPTMLNACTWALHMGLSSNLRYQTLNGMEFVMENVLPPAGFKSSVLVLRCLNNVLGGMSFVMLARLTGAQKVEADKGEEKKRSIDSGVLAVAEVGSTNSQSASSK; encoded by the coding sequence ATGGCCGCCCCACTCCGCTACGCGCTGCTCCATAACCCCGCAACAGACCTATCCGGGAAACACCATGGCTACAGCCTCCGCGTCATCCCCTCCTCCTACCGCGCCACCGCCGCGGAGAAATCCACTACTTTATGCTCCCTCCTCCGTCTCAAACGCACAAACCCTAACCTCCCtcgctccctctcctcctccgatCTTCCCTCCCCTGGTGGCGGCGCTGGCGACGACATTCacttcggcggcggcggcggtggcggtggatGGGGCTCCGATGGGACTCCCGGCGACCATCACCACGGCGAGGAGCCCTCTGGTGGTTCCGGGCCCCTTGGCGTCTTCCTCGAGGGTTGGCGAGCTAGGGTCTCAGCCGACCCGCAGTTCCCCTTCAAGGTCCTCATGGAGGAGCTCGTTGGCGTGAGCGCCTGCGTCCTCGGCGACATGGCCTCCCGCCCCAACTTTGGCCTCAGCGAGCTCGACTTCGTCTTCTCTACCCTCGTCGTTGGATCCATCCTCAACTTCGTCCTCATGTACCTCCTCGCCCCCACTTCTGCCTCGGCCTCCGCTTCCTCTGCCCTCCCTGGAATATTCGCGTCCTGTCCCACCGGCCATATGTTTGAGCCCGGCTCCTACTCGCTCTTCTCCCGGCTTGGCACCCTGGTCTACAAAGGCGTCACCTTCGCCACTGTAGGGTTTGCTGCAGGGCTTGTGGGGACGGCCATCTCAAATGGATTGATTGCTTTGAGGAAGAGGATGGATCCGGAGTTTGAAGTTCCCAACAAGCCCCCTCCCACGATGCTCAATGCCTGTACCTGGGCCTTGCACATgggtttgagcagcaacttgcgtTACCAAACGTTGAATGGCATGGAGTTCGTGATGGAGAACGTGTTGCCTCCGGCTGGTTTTAAGTCGTCCGTGTTGGTTTTGAGGTGCTTGAACAATGTGTTGGGTGGGATGTCATTTGTGATGCTCGCAAGGCTGACTGGTGCACAGAAGGTAGAGGCGGataagggagaagagaagaagagatcgATTGATAGTGGTGTTCTAGCGGTTGCAGAGGTTGGAAGCACAAATTCGCAGAGTGCATCAAGTAAGTGA
- the LOC135677916 gene encoding protein ETHYLENE-INSENSITIVE 3-like 1a, with amino-acid sequence MPPEWQDVNAVSIAVPSPTEDEAGCSSSQQGGLVSEELIGSIDKLNEEQVKALIGSLKARLKRVKKRRYGRSRSMDAAKRLDGQEQQVKISQVQEEILRHMSRLTDACNVQGFVYGLVLEKGKLLTGASSGLKDWWQDKVQFDKNGPLALQKHQIENSIASSSAESSSLTSVHKTLLELQDTTLGSLLSSLIRYCDPPQRKYPLELGIPPTWWPSGREDWWPEMGFPEDLEPPPYRKPHDLRKAWKSCALIAVIKHMAPNFDKMRRIIRYSKCLQEKMTAKESLLWNAVLDQEKRLHATAPIDAPAVHKIVIDAHSSPVNEEVVVGSPHDEQMAVDVTRKRVSEDEPSMAQRIFTCDFPQCLHHDYRYGFPDQNSRIRHQFSCLHREGTAQIVDDNELRMNEGGAAAVVSCDVNGGGIAVGGATSMDYLCNFYDANVDINNQDLYRLRSPTQMEANMNNSASTSTMIQQNPMNPFEQSGSMNLSHFQWTLASIGGRQATDFMDQSPAQEEEEFQLWW; translated from the coding sequence ATGCCGCCGGAGTGGCAAGATGTGAATGCAGTCTCGATTGCCGTCCCTTCACCTACTGAAGATGAAGCTGGATGTTCCTCGAGTCAACAAGGAGGACTGGTttcagaagaattaattgggagcATCGACAAGCTCAACGAGGAGCAGGTCAAGGCGCTGATAGGGAGCCTAAAGGCACGTCTGAAACGCGTGAAGAAGAGGAGATATGGCAGGAGTCGGTCCATGGACGCAGCCAAGCGACTTGACGGCCAGGAGCAGCAGGTGAAGATTTCGCAAGTGCAGGAGGAGATTCTGCGGCACATGAGCAGGCTCACGGATGCCTGCAACGTCCAAGGATTCGTTTACGGCCTCGTCCTGGAGAAGGGGAAGCTGTTAACCGGCGCCTCCAGTGGCTTGAAAGACTGGTGGCAGGACAAAGTGCAGTTCGACAAGAACGGCCCGTTGGCCTTGCAGAAGCATCAGATCGAAAACTCGATTGCTTCGTCGAGCGCAGAAAGCAGCTCCCTGACTTCGGTTCACAAAACGCTGCTGGAGCTGCAGGATACAACGCTGGGCTCTCTGCTTTCTTCACTGATACGGTACTGCGATCCTCCTCAGAGAAAGTACCCGCTTGAGCTTGGCATTCCACCAACGTGGTGGCCTTCCGGAAGAGAGGACTGGTGGCCGGAGATGGGGTTCCCGGAGGACCTCGAGCCGCCGCCGTACCGGAAGCCGCATGACCTGAGGAAAGCATGGAAGTCGTGTGCGCTCATTGCGGTCATCAAGCACATGGCGCCTAATTTCGATAAGATGAGGAGGATCATAAGATACTCCAAGTGCCTTCAAGAAAAGATGACTGCAAAGGAGAGCTTGCTTTGGAACGCAGTGCTCGATCAAGAGAAACGACTGCATGCCACTGCACCCATTGATGCCCCAGCAGTTCACAAGATTGTGATCGATGCACACTCGAGCCCTGTCAACGAAGAGGTTGTGGTTGGTTCTCCACATGATGAGCAGATGGCGGTGGATGTCACCCGCAAGAGGGTGTCAGAAGATGAGCCAAGCATGGCGCAGCGAATCTTTACATGCGATTTCCCTCAGTGTCTGCACCACGATTACCGCTATGGGTTCCCCGATCAGAATTCGAGGATTCGCCACCAGTTCAGCTGTCTGCATCGCGAAGGAACGGCTCAGATTGTCGACGACAACGAGCTGAGAATGAACGAAGGTGGAGCTGCTGCTGTTGTTTCGTGTGACGTAAATGGAGGTGGAATTGCAGTTGGTGGTGCGACATCCATGGATTATCTCTGCAACTTTTATGACGCCAATGTTGACATCAACAACCAAGATCTGTATCGATTGCGGTCTCCGACGCAGATGGAGGCCAATATGAACAATTCAGCTTCTACTTCAACCATGATTCAGCAAAATCCTATGAATCCTTTTGAGCAGAGCGGTTCAATGAATCTCAGTCATTTTCAATGGACACTTGCATCAATTGGAGGTCGTCAAGCTACAGATTTCATGGACCAAAGCCCTGCACAGGAGGAAGAAGAGTTTCAGCTGTGGTGGTAA
- the LOC135675512 gene encoding gibberellin-regulated protein 12-like, with translation MHSLGCNGFLVGSSVMERSTQALLFLILLVCCAVMAASAKDLPAEEFGVSLAEKGHKHKHSGFSEAECPGACQYRCSKTAYKKPCLFFCQKCCFKCRCVPPGTYAHKEVCPCYNNWKTKRGGPKCP, from the exons ATGCACAGCTTGGGTTGCAACGGCTTTCTTGTGGGTTCGTCTGTAATGGAGAGATCTACTCAGGCTCTTCTCTTCCTGATCCTCCTCGTTTGCTGTGCTGTAATGGCAGCATCAGCCAAG GATCTCCCAGCTGAGGAGTTCGGTGTGAGCTTGGCAGAAAAAGGG CATAAACATAAGCATTCTGGGTTTTCTGAAGCAG AGTGCCCAGGTGCCTGTCAATATAGATGCTCCAAGACTGCCTACAAGAAGCCCTGCTTGTTCTTCTGCCAGAAGTGCTGCTTCAAGTGCAGGTGTGTTCCTCCAGGAACCTATGCACACAAGGAGGTTTGCCCATGCTACAATAACTGGAAGACCAAGAGAGGAGGTCCCAAGTGCCCATGA
- the LOC103971052 gene encoding probable arabinosyltransferase ARAD1 gives MANSNIQPHRPVCPKPFVFCLTFLVLLVIPYLFFWVDSGIHVVSHVLPKKKIVSVIANLNTPSRNHEGESTLFKESTFLHQHAPADEEFTQCNPSNALLKVFMYDLPPEFHFGILGWNGDGKSVWPNIRAEVPHYPGGLNLQHSIDYWLTLDLLSSRFSDRSAPCSAVRVEDSREADVVFVPFFSSLSCNRHSKVNPPETVSTNELLQKKLVEFLTSQREWKRSGGRDHIIMAHHPNSMLDARMKLSPCMFILSDFGRYFPHVANVEKDIIAPYKHLIKTFVNDSFGFDDRSILLYFQGGIHRKNGGSIRKQLFNLLKGEKSAHFAFGSLRENGTDEASRGMHSSKFCLNIAGDTPSSNRLFDAIASHCVPVIISDDIELPYEDVLDYSKFCIFVRKFDAIKKGFLMTLIRSVSREDWTQMWQRLKEVEGYFEFQYPSKKDDAVQMVWQAVARKVPAIQLKVHRSSRFSRFDVST, from the exons ATGGCCAATTCAAACATACAACCGCATCGGCCTGTATGCCCGAAACCCTTCGTTTTCTGCCTCACATTCTTGGTACTCCTGGTTATCCCATATCTTTTCTTCTGGGTTGACTCTGGCATACACGTCGTCAGCCATGTATTGCCCAAAAAAAAGATCGTTTCAGTGATTGCGAACCTCAATACTCCTTCGAGAAACCACGAAGGTGAGTCTACATTGTTCAAGGAGTCAACTTTCTTGCATCAACATGCACCAGCAGATGAAGAGTTCACGCAATGTAATCCGAGCAATGCTCTCTTGAAGGTTTTCATGTATGATTTACCACCTGAGTTTCACTTTGGAATTTTGGGTTGGAATGGTGATGGCAAGAGTGTGTGGCCAAATATACGGGCTGAAGTTCCACACTATCCTGGTGGGTTGAATCTTCAGCACAGCATTGATTATTGGCTGACATTGGATCTCCTGTCTTCAAGATTTTCTGACCGGAGTGCCCCATGTAGTGCTGTGAGGGTTGAGGATTCTAGGGAAGCTGATGTTGTGTTTGTTCCTTTCTTTTCATCTTTAAGCTGCAATCGGCATTCAAAGGTCAATCCACCTGAAACAGTTAGTACAAACGAGTTGTTGCAGAAAAAGTTGGTGGAATTTTTAACGTCTCAGAGGGAGTGGAAAAGGTCAGGGGGACGAGACCACATTATAATGGCACACCATCCAAACAGCATGTTAGATGCTCGTATGAAGCTGTCGCCTTGCATGTTCATTCTTTCAGATTTTGGGCGGTACTTTCCCCATGTAGCTAATGTGGAGAAAGACATAATTGCACCTTACAAGCATTTGATCAAGACATTTGTCAATGATTCGTTTGGCTTTGATGATCGCTCAATTTTATTGTACTTTCAAGGAGGTATCCACAGGAAAAAT GGAGGATCAATCCGAAAACAGCTCTTTAATCTTCTGAAAGGTGAAAAAAGTGCGCATTTTGCATTTGGAAGCCTTCGTGAGAATGGGACCGATGAAGCCAGTCGAGGAATGCATTCATCAAAATTCTGTCTAAATATCGCCGGGGACACCCCATCTTCCAACCGGCTTTTTGATGCCATCGCTAGTCACTGTGTCCCAGTCATCATCAGTGATGACATCGAGCTCCCGTATGAAGATGTCCTCGACTATTCCAAGTTTTGCATCTTTGTGCGGAAATTTGATGCTATCAAGAAAGGTTTTCTGATGACATTGATTAGAAGCGTAAGCCGAGAGGACTGGACCCAGATGTGGCAAAGATTGAAGGAGGTCGAAGGTTACTTTGAGTTTCAATACCCATCAAAGAAAGATGATGCGGTTCAGATGGTATGGCAGGCAGTGGCCAGAAAAGTACCAGCAATTCAGCTCAAAGTACACAGATCATCTAGATTCTCCCGATTTGATGTATCCACATAG